A genome region from Archaeoglobus fulgidus DSM 4304 includes the following:
- a CDS encoding presenilin family intramembrane aspartyl protease PSH, whose translation MRYLFGLLFLLTALLALAAMPKYEEAGMVVFENPSDVSNSLLYFGLIIGFTAFILLAVKFSAVLKAVIYFLTFLSIFYVLSPFIGILAIPLSIGVVILLIKKPYWLVINFSALMLAAGITAIFGISLEPLPVIILLAVLAAYDAISVYRTRHMIKLAESVTAINAPMLFIIPRKDGNAYMGVGDAVMPNILVVSAQYFSNSPSVGFIKLPALFALIGGFAGLMILLYIVEKRGGAHPGLPFVNFGAIAGYILGSVLF comes from the coding sequence TTGAGATACCTCTTCGGCTTGCTTTTTCTTCTCACCGCCTTACTCGCTTTAGCAGCGATGCCGAAGTATGAAGAGGCGGGAATGGTCGTTTTCGAGAACCCTTCGGATGTTTCAAACTCCTTACTTTACTTCGGCCTGATTATTGGATTTACGGCCTTCATTCTCCTCGCCGTGAAATTCTCTGCCGTTCTGAAGGCGGTGATATACTTCCTCACCTTTCTGTCAATCTTCTACGTCCTTTCTCCCTTCATAGGGATTCTGGCAATCCCCCTTTCCATCGGAGTTGTAATTCTGCTAATCAAAAAGCCCTACTGGCTGGTCATCAACTTCTCCGCCCTGATGCTTGCCGCTGGAATTACAGCAATCTTCGGCATAAGCCTCGAGCCGCTGCCAGTGATAATCTTGCTCGCAGTTCTTGCAGCCTACGATGCAATCTCGGTTTACAGAACGAGGCACATGATAAAGCTCGCCGAATCCGTCACAGCGATAAACGCTCCTATGCTCTTCATCATTCCGCGGAAGGACGGAAACGCCTATATGGGAGTTGGGGATGCAGTTATGCCCAATATCCTCGTAGTTTCCGCCCAGTACTTCTCGAATTCTCCATCAGTCGGTTTCATCAAGCTTCCTGCTCTTTTTGCTCTCATCGGAGGTTTTGCCGGGCTTATGATTTTGCTCTACATCGTGGAGAAGCGTGGAGGGGCGCATCCCGGCTTGCCCTTCGTCAACTTCGGTGCGATTGCGGGATACATCCTTGGTTCGGTCTTGTTTTAG
- a CDS encoding amidase: MERAVDIVEKLKGGEIKPAELVEECLEKIERLNPKINAFVTLNEKAIEEAKKADVSTPLAGLPIAIKDNVETRGIRTTYCSKFYENYVPEEDAVLVERLKKAGAVIIGKTNMPEFGLIAYTDNPMFGPTRNPWDLSRTVGGSSGGSAAAVAAGILPVASGNDGGGSIRIPASFCGLYGLKPSFGRVPCYPSLPIFIGLHSEGFLTRYVEDTALMLDLVKGWDIRDVKSLPDEEFSYLKAIEEHPDGVRIAFSPDLGYAIVDPEVEEKVREAAFKLEKFGEVEEVKLSLPNLEQELVTKVVLEVVTFIGDRMAEWEKVAFPPYLGFMALAQSLTFREYIKIEERKMELWKALRGIFEEYDYLITPTVACKPFEIGKLGPEEIAGKAITPIGWMPFTYPFNFTGQPAASIPAGFSKEGLPIGMQIVGKPYDDVGVLKVSKAFQDVSPWQDRYPEL, from the coding sequence ATGGAAAGAGCGGTTGATATTGTGGAGAAGCTGAAGGGTGGGGAGATTAAGCCCGCAGAGCTCGTTGAGGAGTGTTTGGAAAAAATTGAGAGGCTGAATCCGAAAATAAACGCTTTTGTAACTCTGAACGAGAAGGCGATAGAGGAGGCTAAGAAGGCAGATGTAAGCACACCTCTCGCCGGTTTGCCGATAGCCATCAAGGACAATGTCGAGACGAGGGGGATAAGGACGACGTACTGCTCAAAGTTTTACGAAAACTACGTTCCCGAAGAGGATGCTGTGCTTGTTGAAAGACTTAAGAAGGCCGGAGCGGTCATTATAGGAAAGACCAACATGCCGGAGTTCGGACTTATAGCATACACCGACAACCCGATGTTCGGCCCCACCAGGAATCCCTGGGACCTCTCAAGGACTGTAGGAGGGAGCAGCGGTGGAAGTGCGGCTGCTGTGGCAGCAGGAATACTGCCGGTTGCGAGCGGAAATGATGGTGGAGGGAGCATAAGAATTCCCGCGTCCTTTTGCGGTCTTTACGGGCTGAAGCCGAGTTTCGGCAGGGTTCCATGCTATCCCTCCCTGCCAATCTTCATTGGTCTGCACTCCGAGGGATTTCTGACGAGATACGTTGAGGACACCGCCTTGATGCTCGATTTGGTCAAGGGATGGGATATAAGGGATGTGAAATCATTGCCGGACGAGGAATTCAGCTACCTGAAAGCCATTGAAGAGCATCCGGATGGTGTTAGAATTGCTTTCTCTCCCGACCTCGGCTACGCGATTGTAGATCCTGAAGTGGAGGAGAAGGTCAGAGAAGCGGCATTCAAGCTGGAGAAGTTCGGTGAGGTAGAGGAGGTGAAGCTGAGCCTTCCAAACCTTGAGCAGGAGCTTGTGACGAAGGTCGTTCTTGAGGTTGTGACCTTCATCGGCGACAGAATGGCGGAGTGGGAGAAAGTTGCTTTTCCACCGTATCTCGGATTTATGGCCCTGGCCCAGTCTTTGACCTTCAGAGAGTACATCAAGATTGAGGAAAGAAAAATGGAGCTGTGGAAGGCTCTGAGAGGGATTTTTGAGGAATACGACTACCTCATAACACCGACTGTAGCATGCAAGCCCTTCGAAATTGGCAAACTCGGCCCGGAGGAGATTGCAGGTAAGGCGATAACGCCAATAGGATGGATGCCCTTCACGTACCCCTTCAACTTCACCGGACAGCCAGCAGCTTCGATTCCGGCAGGGTTCAGCAAGGAAGGCCTGCCAATAGGAATGCAGATTGTCGGAAAGCCTTATGATGATGTGGGAGTCTTGAAAGTATCAAAAGCCTTTCAGGACGTCTCTCCCTGGCAGGATAGGTATCCCGAACTTTAA
- a CDS encoding phenylalanine--tRNA ligase subunit alpha yields the protein MLSKIELMLLRSLETGKTYTPEEAAELSGLSKDAVLKAAYMLQERGYVRVIENVRTHYSLTEEGERYLKEGLPEEKLYSLVKSGVNSMDELRKRMGREFQIALGWLRRKGAVEVEGDKVVPKREPSFDERAALQAIKEGRGVDEGTLKTLMKRKLVTKSETKQVYIEVMKKPEIELEDIITDLTPEMLLEGTWRGKQFLKYDITIPAKEIYGGKIHPYERIIEECRKVFLEMGFTEIKGHYVQPAFWNFDALFQPQDHPARDMQDTFYLDRYIDLEGEIVERVKATHENGWITGSTGWGGEWSLEKARQLVLRTHTTAITIHYLAENPEPPQKAFCIDRVYRRETIDATHLPEFDQLEGVVLDRDVGFKHLLGLLKEFFTKMGFEDVRFRPGYFPYTEPSVEPEVYVEGLGWVELGGAGVFRKEVTEPLGIRGKVLAWGLGIGRLAMLKIGLKDLRRLYLPDLGWLRSMPVARK from the coding sequence ATGCTTTCAAAAATTGAACTCATGCTGCTCCGTTCTCTCGAAACCGGGAAGACCTACACACCTGAGGAGGCTGCTGAGCTGTCCGGTTTGAGCAAGGATGCTGTTCTTAAAGCTGCCTACATGCTTCAGGAGAGGGGGTACGTCAGAGTTATAGAGAACGTGAGAACACACTACAGCCTAACGGAGGAGGGTGAGAGGTACCTTAAAGAGGGGTTGCCTGAGGAGAAACTCTACTCACTCGTTAAAAGTGGCGTAAACTCAATGGATGAGCTCCGAAAGAGAATGGGCAGGGAATTTCAGATAGCACTGGGTTGGCTGAGGAGAAAGGGTGCGGTGGAGGTTGAGGGAGATAAAGTCGTTCCCAAGAGGGAGCCGAGCTTCGATGAAAGGGCAGCGCTTCAGGCCATCAAGGAGGGGAGAGGTGTTGATGAAGGCACTCTGAAAACTCTGATGAAAAGGAAGCTTGTAACAAAGTCAGAAACCAAGCAGGTATACATAGAGGTCATGAAGAAACCGGAAATTGAGCTTGAGGACATAATCACAGACCTAACTCCAGAAATGCTTCTCGAGGGCACTTGGAGGGGAAAGCAGTTTTTGAAGTATGATATAACAATTCCTGCAAAGGAGATTTACGGGGGGAAGATACATCCGTATGAGAGAATAATCGAGGAGTGCAGAAAGGTATTCCTCGAAATGGGCTTTACTGAGATAAAGGGTCACTACGTCCAGCCGGCTTTCTGGAACTTCGACGCTCTGTTTCAGCCTCAGGACCACCCGGCAAGGGACATGCAGGACACCTTCTACCTAGACCGCTACATCGACCTCGAAGGGGAAATCGTGGAGAGGGTTAAAGCAACGCACGAAAACGGCTGGATTACCGGCTCAACGGGATGGGGTGGAGAGTGGAGCCTTGAAAAAGCCAGACAGCTTGTTCTCAGAACCCACACAACAGCAATAACCATACACTACCTTGCGGAGAACCCGGAACCTCCGCAGAAGGCCTTCTGCATCGACAGGGTTTACAGAAGGGAGACTATTGACGCCACCCACCTGCCAGAGTTCGACCAGCTCGAAGGAGTTGTCCTCGATAGGGATGTCGGATTCAAGCACCTTCTCGGCTTACTTAAGGAGTTCTTCACGAAAATGGGGTTTGAGGACGTAAGATTCAGGCCCGGTTACTTCCCCTACACCGAGCCGAGCGTTGAGCCTGAGGTTTACGTCGAGGGACTGGGATGGGTTGAGCTTGGTGGGGCAGGAGTTTTCAGAAAAGAGGTGACCGAACCGCTCGGAATCAGAGGCAAGGTTCTAGCATGGGGACTTGGTATAGGAAGGCTTGCAATGCTCAAAATCGGACTCAAGGACCTCAGAAGACTTTACCTGCCGGACTTGGGATGGCTGAGAAGCATGCCCGTCGCGAGAAAGTAA
- the albA gene encoding DNA-binding protein Alba translates to MAEHVVYVGNKPVMNYVLATLTQLNEGADEVVIKARGRAISRAVDVAEIVRNRFMPGVKVKEIKIDTEELESEQGRRSNVSTIEIVLAK, encoded by the coding sequence ATGGCAGAACACGTCGTCTATGTCGGAAACAAGCCTGTAATGAACTACGTGCTGGCAACACTGACACAGCTGAACGAGGGGGCAGATGAAGTCGTAATTAAGGCGAGAGGCAGGGCCATCAGCAGAGCAGTGGATGTGGCAGAGATCGTCAGGAACAGATTCATGCCCGGTGTTAAGGTCAAGGAGATTAAGATCGACACCGAGGAGCTCGAATCCGAGCAGGGAAGAAGGTCTAACGTTTCTACAATTGAAATTGTCCTTGCCAAGTAA
- a CDS encoding 2-hydroxyacyl-CoA dehydratase subunit D, with protein sequence MNVGYLCTYTPKELIDAAGFTPIRIFAGDMQISLATAHIQSYACSQARGSLERALRGELDVQAVVFTRCCDTLMRLADIWERNTDMRVYNIEFPTRVEERSKDYYFNELKDFVKVLEEWGGGVTLESLRESLKLYHELEEKLKRLFSLKPDYEAAKRVQEMNVREAIKFVDERLRKAESEGGKPRVLITGSVCPFVEVYTLFEEAGFALKDDICTGTRFFTFNTPPREIGSVDEGLRFLVDKYFEKAPCPTKHFPNDDRFKYILEMAKDCDGVVFLLLKFCEPHFYDYPQLKERLEEMGKKVLLLELEFPIASIEQLRTRIEAFYEVIA encoded by the coding sequence ATGAATGTTGGATATCTCTGCACTTACACTCCAAAAGAGCTTATCGACGCTGCGGGCTTCACACCAATAAGGATTTTTGCTGGTGACATGCAAATCAGCCTCGCCACAGCACATATTCAGAGTTACGCCTGCTCTCAGGCAAGGGGGAGCCTTGAGAGGGCTCTAAGAGGAGAGCTAGATGTTCAGGCGGTTGTTTTCACGAGGTGCTGCGACACTCTCATGCGATTAGCCGACATCTGGGAGAGAAACACAGATATGAGAGTTTACAACATCGAATTCCCCACGAGGGTTGAGGAGAGAAGCAAGGATTACTACTTCAACGAGCTCAAGGACTTCGTCAAAGTTCTCGAAGAGTGGGGCGGTGGTGTTACACTCGAGAGTTTGAGGGAGAGTCTAAAACTTTATCACGAGCTTGAAGAGAAGCTTAAAAGGCTTTTCAGCCTCAAGCCTGACTACGAAGCAGCAAAGAGAGTTCAGGAGATGAATGTAAGAGAAGCGATAAAGTTCGTGGATGAGAGGCTGCGAAAAGCTGAAAGCGAAGGTGGAAAACCGAGGGTTCTGATTACCGGAAGCGTGTGTCCCTTTGTGGAAGTTTACACTCTGTTCGAGGAGGCGGGTTTTGCCCTTAAAGACGACATCTGCACGGGAACGAGGTTCTTCACCTTCAACACACCGCCGAGAGAAATAGGGTCGGTTGATGAGGGGTTGAGGTTTCTGGTGGACAAGTACTTTGAAAAAGCCCCCTGCCCGACGAAGCACTTCCCAAATGACGATAGATTCAAATATATCCTTGAAATGGCCAAGGATTGCGACGGGGTTGTGTTCCTGCTGCTCAAGTTCTGCGAGCCGCACTTCTACGATTACCCGCAGCTTAAAGAGAGGCTTGAAGAGATGGGCAAGAAAGTTCTCCTGCTCGAACTTGAATTTCCCATCGCTTCAATCGAGCAGTTGAGGACGAGGATTGAGGCTTTCTACGAGGTGATAGCATGA
- a CDS encoding 2-hydroxyacyl-CoA dehydratase subunit D: MTLKKLRANDRMKQIMAGYYMMGNQAEVKGWITSGAPVELLYAMDIYPVYPENHGALIGAAKQGPYFSDFAERKGFSRDLCSYARCDIGCVFAGTSPIGGLPEPTFLFACNNICNTVVKWYEVLSRIFKVPLFVLDTPFVRKELKESYVKYVHDQLYEFVDFLEKTTGRELSDSKLRDTVIKSIQGVKAYAEVLGMARHKPSPLTCFDAFINMAPIVCLRGTDYPVQFYAEMKEELEERVKRGEGAIENEEIRLLWDNIPVWYRLKWFSEFFAERNACLVADTYTNAWTGFISIDKSDIFWSMAETYTFIYLNIGLEHMAEAINRLIDYYDVDGAVIHSNRSCKPYSFGQYELQKMIEVPSVIIEADMVDSRTFSEAQVETRLEAFLEMLR, translated from the coding sequence ATGACTCTGAAGAAGCTGAGAGCCAACGACAGAATGAAGCAGATCATGGCCGGCTACTACATGATGGGAAACCAGGCTGAGGTTAAAGGGTGGATAACCAGCGGAGCTCCAGTGGAGCTGCTCTACGCGATGGACATTTATCCAGTTTACCCCGAAAACCACGGTGCTCTGATTGGCGCGGCAAAGCAGGGGCCATACTTCAGCGACTTCGCAGAAAGGAAGGGGTTTTCGAGAGACCTCTGCTCCTACGCCCGCTGCGACATAGGGTGTGTTTTTGCAGGAACCAGCCCCATCGGAGGGCTGCCAGAGCCGACTTTCCTCTTCGCCTGCAACAACATCTGCAATACAGTTGTGAAGTGGTACGAGGTGCTGAGCAGGATATTCAAGGTGCCGCTTTTCGTTCTTGACACTCCCTTCGTGAGGAAGGAGCTCAAGGAAAGCTATGTCAAGTACGTACACGACCAGCTTTACGAGTTTGTTGACTTTCTTGAGAAAACCACAGGAAGAGAGTTGAGCGACTCGAAGCTCAGGGATACAGTAATCAAATCGATTCAGGGCGTGAAGGCCTATGCCGAAGTGCTCGGAATGGCCAGACACAAGCCCTCACCGCTGACATGCTTCGATGCTTTCATAAACATGGCTCCCATAGTCTGTTTAAGGGGAACTGATTACCCAGTGCAGTTCTACGCCGAAATGAAGGAAGAGCTTGAGGAGAGGGTTAAGAGGGGGGAGGGAGCAATTGAGAACGAGGAAATAAGGCTCCTCTGGGACAACATTCCTGTGTGGTACAGGCTGAAGTGGTTTTCGGAGTTTTTCGCGGAAAGAAATGCTTGCCTCGTAGCGGACACATACACAAACGCCTGGACGGGATTCATTTCCATCGATAAGAGCGACATCTTCTGGAGCATGGCAGAGACCTACACCTTCATCTACCTCAATATAGGACTTGAGCACATGGCCGAGGCCATCAACAGGCTCATAGACTACTATGATGTCGATGGCGCTGTTATACACTCAAACAGGAGCTGCAAGCCGTACTCATTCGGCCAGTACGAGCTGCAGAAGATGATAGAGGTTCCATCGGTGATTATAGAGGCTGATATGGTGGACTCAAGAACCTTCAGCGAGGCTCAGGTTGAGACAAGGCTTGAGGCCTTTCTCGAAATGCTCAGGTGA
- a CDS encoding BadF/BadG/BcrA/BcrD ATPase family protein, with amino-acid sequence MIAAGIDIGSLTAKCALMRDGKLIAYKVIKVSPNLEETAERVFQETLKAAGIGREEVERIVATGYGRNKVGFADKKVTEISCHARGAIYFIPTARTVVDIGGQDSKVIAIENGKVAEFVMNDKCAAGTGRFLEVMAAALNLKVEELGDVAERATKATKISSTCTVFAESEVISHLASGEKVEDIVAGIHEAIASRIAAMARRVKIEPDIVLTGGVAKNKAMKKALEKEFGMEVKTPPEPQIVGAVGAALLA; translated from the coding sequence ATGATAGCGGCAGGCATCGATATCGGGTCTTTAACTGCAAAATGCGCCCTGATGAGGGACGGAAAGCTGATAGCCTACAAGGTCATAAAGGTCTCCCCCAATCTGGAGGAAACGGCAGAGAGGGTTTTTCAGGAAACGCTTAAGGCTGCAGGAATAGGGAGGGAGGAGGTGGAAAGGATTGTCGCAACGGGCTACGGGAGAAACAAGGTCGGATTTGCGGACAAGAAGGTGACGGAGATAAGCTGCCACGCAAGGGGGGCGATTTACTTCATTCCAACAGCGAGAACTGTTGTGGACATTGGAGGGCAGGACAGCAAGGTGATTGCCATCGAGAACGGAAAGGTTGCCGAGTTCGTGATGAACGACAAGTGCGCTGCTGGAACGGGAAGATTCCTTGAAGTCATGGCCGCAGCGCTGAATCTAAAAGTGGAGGAGCTTGGGGACGTGGCTGAAAGAGCTACCAAAGCCACGAAAATCTCCTCAACATGCACGGTGTTTGCCGAGTCGGAGGTTATCAGCCATCTCGCCTCAGGGGAAAAGGTTGAGGACATAGTTGCTGGGATACACGAGGCGATAGCGTCGAGAATTGCGGCAATGGCCAGGAGAGTTAAAATAGAGCCGGACATCGTTTTAACCGGAGGGGTTGCGAAAAACAAGGCGATGAAGAAGGCCCTCGAAAAGGAGTTCGGGATGGAGGTTAAAACACCTCCCGAGCCGCAGATTGTTGGTGCTGTGGGGGCTGCTCTGCTCGCCTAA
- a CDS encoding DEAD/DEAH box helicase — MIEELVEILDRIEKAAMQKMLKRDIYSAELLARRGEIAVLRSSGFIRTGSAVAEVEGDAAYPIGWVVDARRYGNAYLLAVKEVEEFEGEAIVEAENVVSIMLRREAAERADEILHFSYWSGEIKELDAPGYLDRWQKKCYHATCSLDEGEILLVVGPPGSGKTTFIAEAARKLSEEERVWVTSNTNIAVDNVLEKLERALRIGHPSKITAGVRRHSVEYNLLSGIRFSDYREYASKVAEAYREIARIQNDMIRKGKIVVGSTILKGMMSALKNYDFDTVIIDEASNTCISTALLALEKAEKAVVVGDPYQLPPVYEVGGHKAAKFSAYNFLINIYGKNLWLRRHYRSNAKIAEFAARHVYGFLEIDEKCRRIKIEPCKTTIPEVGDPEKPLVFIDCNGVERREGRSKVNEEEAEVVAMIAEELAECVGEENVGVITPYVKQAELIRGILSEFGVMVEVSTVHSYQGREKDVVIYSITATGNPYFASEKRLFNVALTRARKKFIAVGNSKALEGKNLLLTRFMVAAIKEGGFVRLR, encoded by the coding sequence ATGATTGAAGAGCTTGTTGAAATTCTGGACAGGATTGAGAAGGCTGCGATGCAGAAGATGCTGAAGAGGGACATCTATTCTGCCGAACTTTTGGCAAGGAGAGGAGAAATTGCCGTGCTGCGCTCATCGGGATTCATAAGGACCGGAAGCGCTGTTGCTGAGGTTGAGGGCGATGCAGCGTATCCCATCGGCTGGGTCGTTGATGCGAGGCGATACGGAAATGCCTACCTGCTGGCTGTGAAGGAAGTGGAGGAGTTTGAGGGCGAGGCAATTGTAGAGGCTGAGAACGTTGTGAGCATAATGCTGAGAAGAGAGGCTGCGGAAAGAGCGGACGAGATTCTCCATTTCAGTTACTGGAGCGGTGAAATCAAGGAGCTGGACGCTCCGGGCTACCTCGACAGGTGGCAGAAAAAGTGCTACCATGCAACCTGCTCGCTTGATGAAGGGGAGATATTGCTCGTAGTAGGCCCACCGGGCAGCGGTAAGACCACCTTTATTGCGGAGGCTGCGAGAAAGCTCTCGGAGGAGGAAAGAGTTTGGGTGACGTCGAACACGAACATTGCGGTTGACAACGTTCTTGAGAAGCTTGAAAGAGCGCTCAGAATAGGCCATCCGTCAAAGATAACGGCTGGTGTGAGGAGGCACAGCGTTGAGTATAACCTGCTGTCTGGGATAAGGTTTTCAGACTACAGGGAGTACGCTTCAAAGGTGGCGGAGGCTTACAGAGAGATTGCGAGGATACAGAACGACATGATCAGGAAGGGTAAGATCGTCGTTGGTTCGACAATTTTAAAGGGGATGATGAGCGCCTTGAAAAACTACGACTTCGACACGGTGATAATTGATGAGGCGAGCAACACCTGCATTTCAACAGCCCTTCTTGCTCTGGAGAAGGCTGAAAAAGCCGTGGTTGTTGGAGACCCCTATCAGCTTCCACCCGTTTACGAAGTTGGAGGGCACAAGGCAGCAAAGTTCAGCGCCTACAACTTTCTGATCAATATTTACGGCAAAAATTTATGGCTCAGAAGGCATTACAGAAGCAATGCAAAGATTGCTGAGTTTGCGGCAAGGCACGTTTACGGATTTCTTGAAATTGACGAGAAATGCCGCAGAATAAAAATTGAGCCGTGCAAAACAACCATTCCCGAGGTGGGAGACCCCGAGAAGCCGCTTGTTTTCATCGACTGCAACGGTGTTGAGAGGAGGGAGGGGAGGTCGAAGGTAAATGAGGAGGAGGCAGAGGTCGTTGCGATGATTGCCGAGGAGCTTGCGGAGTGCGTGGGAGAGGAGAACGTTGGAGTCATAACGCCCTACGTCAAGCAGGCTGAGCTTATAAGAGGCATACTTTCCGAGTTCGGTGTGATGGTTGAGGTTAGCACGGTTCACAGCTATCAGGGGAGGGAGAAGGACGTGGTGATTTACTCGATAACCGCAACCGGCAATCCCTACTTCGCGTCGGAAAAAAGGCTCTTCAACGTTGCTCTGACAAGAGCGAGAAAGAAGTTCATCGCTGTTGGAAACTCAAAGGCCCTCGAAGGAAAGAACCTCTTGCTCACGAGGTTCATGGTAGCCGCAATAAAAGAGGGAGGGTTCGTCAGACTGCGTTAG
- a CDS encoding radical SAM protein yields the protein MVVGLERYEAINRGEALAKFQIAKRINAEKAESLDEMLEIHRKLKREFAKVLESGDVPDEKPDYSFMHLKRDILYEMLKSCNFCERRCGVNRYEKKGFCKCGVTSYFSSEFLHVGEEPELVPSHTIFFNRCTFACVFCQNYDIVYEDDYIVDARELAYIIDVRRRQGSKNVNFVGGNPDQHAHTIAEILLYVESNVPVVWNSNMYHSEELAEVIEDFVDVWLGDFKYGNDECARKYSKVANYWKVVTRNFLRAKENGELLIRHLVMPNHIECCTEPIVRWVAENLGRDTRFNLMFQYYPTFKAWEYPEIARRLTREEMEKAARIAEKYLSNLV from the coding sequence GTGGTGGTTGGCCTTGAAAGGTATGAGGCGATAAACAGGGGAGAGGCGCTGGCCAAATTTCAGATAGCCAAGCGAATTAATGCGGAAAAGGCTGAGAGTCTTGATGAAATGCTTGAGATTCACCGCAAACTGAAAAGGGAATTTGCAAAAGTCCTCGAAAGCGGAGATGTTCCCGATGAAAAGCCCGATTACTCTTTCATGCACCTGAAAAGGGATATTCTGTATGAAATGCTGAAAAGCTGCAACTTCTGCGAGCGAAGGTGTGGTGTGAACAGGTACGAGAAGAAGGGGTTTTGCAAATGTGGGGTTACGAGCTACTTCAGCAGCGAGTTTCTGCATGTTGGCGAGGAACCTGAGCTTGTCCCTTCCCACACAATCTTCTTCAACCGGTGTACCTTTGCGTGCGTTTTCTGCCAGAACTACGACATCGTTTACGAGGACGACTACATCGTCGATGCAAGGGAGCTTGCCTACATCATTGATGTTAGGAGAAGGCAGGGGAGTAAGAACGTTAACTTTGTCGGAGGAAATCCCGACCAGCACGCCCACACCATTGCTGAAATTCTGCTTTACGTCGAGTCGAACGTTCCGGTTGTGTGGAATTCGAACATGTACCATAGCGAAGAGCTTGCGGAGGTAATTGAGGATTTTGTTGACGTCTGGCTTGGGGATTTCAAGTACGGAAACGATGAGTGCGCAAGGAAGTACTCAAAGGTTGCCAACTACTGGAAGGTTGTCACGAGAAACTTTTTGAGAGCTAAGGAGAACGGGGAGCTTCTCATAAGACATCTGGTGATGCCGAATCATATTGAATGCTGCACAGAGCCGATTGTGAGGTGGGTGGCCGAGAATCTTGGCAGGGATACGAGGTTCAACCTGATGTTTCAGTACTATCCAACCTTCAAAGCGTGGGAGTATCCAGAGATAGCGAGAAGGTTAACGCGAGAGGAGATGGAGAAAGCTGCGAGAATTGCGGAGAAGTACCTGAGCAACCTGGTATGA
- a CDS encoding pilus assembly protein, whose amino-acid sequence MRRLKAVVSGKAYIIFPPTLVAKRYGLDIVKIFTSVMAICGIDDERPLKAAIYIRDYGLGVFDAFHAAYCGGKIISSDSVYDRAGVERVRLEEM is encoded by the coding sequence TTGAGGAGATTGAAAGCTGTGGTGAGTGGGAAAGCTTATATTATTTTCCCACCTACTCTCGTTGCCAAAAGATACGGTCTCGACATCGTGAAGATATTCACGAGCGTTATGGCGATCTGCGGAATAGACGATGAGAGGCCGCTCAAAGCGGCTATATACATCAGAGACTACGGTCTCGGAGTCTTCGACGCCTTTCACGCTGCCTACTGCGGGGGGAAGATAATCAGCTCCGATTCCGTCTACGACAGAGCAGGAGTTGAAAGGGTCAGGCTGGAGGAGATGTAG